Proteins from a genomic interval of Paenibacillus sp. RC334:
- the rplB gene encoding 50S ribosomal protein L2, with amino-acid sequence MPIKKYKPTSPARRAMSVSTFEEITTNQPEKSLLAPLSKQAGRNNQGKITVRHHGGGHKRKYRIIDFKRNKDGIPGRVATIEYDPNRTSNIALIHYVDGEKRYIIAPKGLKVGDEVVSGVGSDIKIGNSLPLENIPVGTVIHNIELKPGKGGQLVRAAGTEAQLLGKEEKYVTIRLTSGEVRRVLKVCRATIGSVGNEDHELVKIGKAGRSRWLGQRPEVRGVVMNPNDHPHGGGEGRAPIGRKSPMSPWGKPTLGYKTRKKGKASDKYIVRRRTK; translated from the coding sequence GTGCCAATTAAAAAGTATAAACCGACGTCCCCGGCCAGACGCGCTATGTCTGTATCTACTTTCGAGGAGATCACAACTAATCAGCCCGAGAAATCGTTGCTGGCGCCTCTGAGCAAGCAAGCTGGACGTAATAACCAAGGTAAAATTACGGTTCGTCATCATGGCGGTGGACACAAACGTAAATACCGTATTATCGACTTCAAACGTAACAAAGATGGAATACCGGGCCGCGTTGCTACGATCGAATATGATCCGAACCGTACGTCCAACATCGCACTTATCCACTATGTGGATGGTGAAAAACGTTATATCATCGCTCCTAAAGGCTTGAAAGTAGGGGACGAAGTGGTTTCCGGCGTAGGTTCCGATATCAAAATCGGTAACTCTTTGCCTTTGGAGAACATTCCAGTAGGTACGGTTATCCACAACATCGAATTGAAACCGGGCAAAGGTGGTCAACTCGTTCGCGCTGCCGGTACGGAAGCCCAGCTTCTTGGTAAAGAAGAGAAGTATGTAACAATTCGTTTGACTTCTGGTGAAGTTCGTCGCGTTCTGAAAGTTTGCCGCGCTACAATCGGTTCTGTTGGTAACGAAGACCATGAATTGGTGAAGATCGGTAAAGCCGGACGTAGCCGTTGGTTGGGACAACGTCCTGAAGTTCGTGGTGTTGTTATGAACCCTAATGATCACCCACACGGTGGTGGTGAAGGTCGCGCTCCAATCGGACGTAAATCTCCAATGTCTCCATGGGGTAAACCAACCCTTGGTTACAAAACACGTAAAAAAGGCAAAGCATCTGATAAATACATCGTTCGTCGTCGTACTAAGTAA
- the rpsS gene encoding 30S ribosomal protein S19 — protein sequence MGRSLKKGPFIDGYLLKKVEVLNESDKKVVIKTWSRRSTIFPQFIGHTFGVYDGRKHVPVYVTEDMVGHKLGEFAPTRTYKGHSDDDKKTRR from the coding sequence ATGGGTCGCAGTCTCAAAAAAGGACCATTCATTGATGGTTACTTGCTGAAAAAAGTAGAGGTTTTGAACGAATCGGACAAAAAAGTCGTGATCAAAACTTGGTCCCGTCGCTCTACAATTTTCCCGCAATTTATCGGACATACGTTTGGTGTATACGATGGTCGTAAACACGTGCCAGTATACGTAACGGAAGATATGGTCGGACACAAATTGGGCGAATTCGCTCCAACACGTACCTATAAAGGCCATTCGGATGACGATAAGAAAACAAGAAGATAA
- the rplV gene encoding 50S ribosomal protein L22 has translation MEAKAHAKSVRISARKVKLVIDLIRGKQVGEAIAILRHTPKSASPVVEKLLNSAIANADHNYSLDVNKLVVSQVFVNQGPTMKRFRPRAMGRASRINKRTSHITLVVSEK, from the coding sequence ATGGAAGCAAAAGCACATGCTAAATCCGTACGGATTTCCGCTCGTAAAGTTAAACTCGTTATCGATTTGATTCGCGGCAAGCAGGTTGGTGAGGCGATCGCAATTCTTCGCCATACTCCGAAATCCGCTTCTCCAGTCGTTGAGAAGCTGTTGAACTCTGCTATTGCAAATGCAGACCACAACTACTCTTTGGACGTGAACAAGTTGGTTGTATCGCAAGTTTTTGTGAACCAAGGTCCTACAATGAAACGGTTCCGCCCGCGTGCAATGGGACGTGCAAGCCGCATCAATAAACGCACCAGTCATATTACTTTGGTGGTATCTGAAAAATAA
- the rpsC gene encoding 30S ribosomal protein S3, whose amino-acid sequence MGQKVNPIGLRIGIIRDWESKWYAGKDFGDLLLEDVRIREHLKKRLKDSAVSRVEIERAANRVNVTIHTAKPGMVIGKGGSEVENLRNEITKIAGGKKVHINISEIKNPELDAILVAESIAQQLERRVSFRRALKQAIQRTMRSGAKGIKTQVGGRLGGAEIARSEGYSEGTVPLHTLRADIDYGTAEAHTTYGRIGVKVWIYRGEVLPPAKKQAPQEGGN is encoded by the coding sequence GTGGGCCAAAAGGTAAATCCAATCGGACTCCGAATCGGTATTATCCGTGATTGGGAATCCAAATGGTATGCAGGCAAAGATTTCGGTGATCTTTTGCTAGAAGACGTTAGAATTCGTGAACATCTGAAAAAAAGATTGAAAGATTCCGCTGTATCCCGTGTTGAAATCGAGAGAGCAGCTAACCGTGTCAACGTAACGATTCACACTGCGAAGCCTGGTATGGTTATCGGTAAGGGTGGTTCCGAAGTTGAAAACTTGCGTAATGAAATTACTAAAATCGCAGGTGGTAAAAAGGTACACATCAATATTTCTGAAATTAAAAATCCTGAGCTGGATGCAATCTTGGTTGCTGAGAGCATTGCACAACAATTGGAACGTCGCGTTTCTTTCCGTCGTGCTTTGAAACAAGCAATTCAAAGAACTATGCGTTCTGGAGCAAAAGGAATTAAAACTCAAGTAGGCGGACGTCTTGGCGGTGCCGAAATCGCTCGTTCCGAAGGGTACAGCGAAGGAACAGTTCCACTGCATACGCTTCGTGCCGACATTGACTACGGTACAGCGGAAGCTCATACAACTTACGGTCGTATTGGCGTAAAGGTATGGATTTATCGTGGAGAGGTTCTTCCTCCAGCTAAGAAACAAGCTCCTCAGGAAGGAGGCAACTAA